One Setaria viridis chromosome 7, Setaria_viridis_v4.0, whole genome shotgun sequence genomic region harbors:
- the LOC117862621 gene encoding uncharacterized oxidoreductase At1g06690, chloroplastic translates to MALQVAGGVACCCPPPPLPCGGRRHPRAAALGRPPRAVASSGAAAVVEEGEGKVRLGESGVAVTKLGIGAWSWGDTTYWNDSEWDERRLKEAQEAFDSSIDNGMTFFDTAEVYGTALMGAVNSESLLGGFIKERQQKEQIEVAVATKFAALPWRFGRGSVLSALKKSLDRLGLPSVELYQLHWPGIWGNEAYLDGLADAYEQGLVKAVGVSNYNEKRLRDAHARLKKRGVPLAANQVNYSLIYRTPELNGVKAACDELGITLIAYSPIAQGVLTGKYTPENPPTGPRANTYTPEFLTKLQPLMNRIKEIGASYGKNPTQVSLNWLTCQGNVVPIPGAKNATQAKEFAGALGWSLTGDEVEELRTLAREIKGIKMPIEES, encoded by the exons ATGGCCCTgcaggtcgccggcggcgtggcgtgctgctgccctcctcctccgctcccctgcggcgggcggcggcatccgcgtgcggcggcgctcggccgcccgccccgcgcGGTGGCGtcctccggcgcggcggcggtggtcgaGGAGGGCGAGGGCAAGGTGAGGCTGGGCGAGTCCGGCGTCGCGGTCACCAAGCTCGGCATCGGCGCGTGGTCTTGGGGCGACACCACCTACTGGAACGACTCCGAGTGGGACG AAAGGAGACTGAAGGAGGCGCAGGAAGCATTCGATTCGAGCATCGATAACGGGATGACTTTCTTCGATACCGCCGAAGTGTACGGTACAGCG CTGATGGGAGCAGTCAACTCTGAAAGTTTACTAGGAGG ATTCATCAAGGAAAGGCAGCAGAAGGAGCAGATTGAGGTCGCCGTCGCGACAAAGTTTGCTGCCCTCCCATGGAGATTTGGCCGAGGAAGCGTTCTTTCTGCACTGAAGAAATCGCTAGACCGTCTTGGCCTACCCTCGGTTGAGCTCTACCAACTTCACTG GCCAGGGATATGGGGGAACgaag CTTACCTTGATGGCCTGGCGGATGCTTATGAGCAAGGCCTTGTGAAGGCTGTTGGAGTCTCAAACTACAACG AGAAGCGCCTTCGGGATGCACATGCGCGCCTGAAGAAGAGGGGTGTTCCACTTGCTGCAAACCAGGTGAATTACAGCCTGATATACAGAACCCCTGAGTTGAATGGTGTGAAGGCAGCTTGTGATGAGCTCGGCATCACCTTGATTGCCTATTCCCCAATAGCCCAAG GTGTTTTGACAGGGAAATACACTCCAGAAAATCCCCCTACCGGTCCTCGAGCAAATACATACACTCCTGAGTTCCTCACCAAG CTCCAACCACTCATGAACAGGATCAAAGAGATTGGAGCAAGCTATGGCAAGAATCCAACCCAG GTGTCTCTGAACTGGCTGACCTGCCAGGGGAACGTGGTGCCGATCCCCGGGGCCAAGAATGCCACCCAGGCCAAGGAGTTCGCCGGTGCGCTTGGGTGGAGCCTGACCGGCGACGAGGTCGAAGAGCTTCGGACTCTGGCGCGCGAGATCAAGGGCATCAAGATGCCCATCGAGGAGTCGTGA
- the LOC117863025 gene encoding uncharacterized protein — protein sequence MAHVLTFFLVAHQLIFLSNPAAILAAESANGSEIDRQALLSFRQGITSDPLGVLSSWGNNSLYCSWRGVVCGNSPPFRVVSLQLNSLQLAGELSPSLANLTSVTRLDLGNNLFSGGIPKELGNSMSLSYVNLANNSLTGVIPHSLASSSSLSKLILSHNNLTGAIPTTLFTNSSRLTTVDLQRNSLACFIPPFDKVTSLKYLCVTENFFSGSIPPSIGNVSSLLFMLLGQNILTGSIPESLRHFSKLLELDLSFNSLSGHVRLPLYNMSSLRYFSLGSNGLVGQLPSDIGYSLPNLQVLIMQSNNLVGLIPPSLENASNLQVLDLSNNSLHGRVPSLGSLAKLHQVLLGMNQLEAYHWQFLASLINCTQLTKLSLEGNMLNGSLPRSIGNLSTSLEYLFLGSNRISGSIPVEINNLVNLTALSMENNLLSGSIPTTMGNLQSLFILNLSKNKLSGHIPSSIGNISQLGKLFLDDNDLSGNIPSSLGQCSMILQLNLSSNSLGGLLPNELFAGPPLPLGVDLSFNHLTGEIPDPIGPMATTVLINISNNLISGSIRPALGVLQFIQYLDLSWNDLSGNVPEFLETFTLLQKLDLSYNNFDGPIPTGRLFQNSTVVILDGNKGLCSRSPTPLALSICDVATESKNHGVALLPLIVIPSVTIALILLLWFVVTLWKKRVFEFPRWEDILRIIRSVVQTKRREVQAFPCSNNETLKKVSYGDILKATNCFSTVHTISSTRTGSVYVGRFKYDRSLVAIKVFNLNEPGAYKSYFIECEVLRSTRHRNLMRPVTLCSTLDTENHEFKALIFKFMVNGSLERWLHCEYYSGMPERVLSLGQRICIAADVASALDYVHNQVTPPLVHCDLKPSNILLDIDMTARLGDFGSAKFLFPGLIVPKSLAEVGGTIGYMAPEYGMGSEITTGGDVYSFGVLLLEMITGKQPTDDFFIDGLNLHNFTDSMFPDRLAEIVDPQMVREESQPCTEVWLQSYIAPLVALGLSCSMESPSDRPGMRDVCAKLSAIKESFLKSDAEILNSH from the exons ATGGCTCATGTACTCACCTTCTTTCTCGTGGCCCATCAACTCATCTTCCTGTCCAATCCCGCTGCAATTTTAGCTGCAGAATCGGCCAACGGATCCGAGATCGACAGGCAAGCCCTCCTCTCCTTCCGGCAAGGCATCACCAGTGATCCCCTTGGCGTCCTGAGCTCATGGGGCAACAACTCGCTCTACTGCAGCTGGAGAGGTGTTGTATGTGGTAATTCTCCTCCATTCCGCGTCGTTTCACTGCAGCTGAACTCCCTGCAGTTGGCTGGGGAATTGTCGCCTTCTCTTGCTAACCTTACCTCAGTAACACGGTTAGATCTCGGAAACAATTTGTTTTCTGGAGGCATCCCTAAGGAGTTGGGCAATAGCATGTCCCTCAGCTATGTCAATCTTGCAAACAACAGTCTTACTGGTGTTATCCCTCACTCGTTGGCCAGTAGCTCCTCACTCAGCAAGTTAATCCTCTCACACAATAACCTCACAGGAGCGATCCCTACTACTTTGTTTACTAACTCATCTAGACTTACTACGGTTGATCTCCAGAGGAATTCTTTGGCTTGTTTTATCCCTCCATTTGATAAGGTCACATCCCTCAAGTACCTTTGTGTTACTGAGAATTTCTTTTCTGGAAGCATACCTCCTTCAATAGGAAATgtttcttctctcctctttaTGTTACTAGGCCAAAATATACTTACAGGATCAATTCCAGAAAGTTTGCGGCACTTTTCGAAACTTCTTGAACTGGATCTGAGTTTCAATAGCTTGTCAGGGCATGTCCGTTTGCCTCTTTACAATATGTCTTCACTCAGATACTTCAGCTTAGGCAGCAACGGCCTTGTTGGGCAGTTACCATCTGACATTGGTTACTCACTACCAAATCTCCAAGTCCTTATCATGCAAAGCAACAATCTGGTGGGCTTGATCCCTCCTTCACTAGAAAACGCGTCAAATCTCCAAGTTCTTGACCTTTCAAATAACTCCCTGCATGGCCGTGTTCCATCTCTTGGATCGTTGGCAAAATTGCATCAGGTGCTTTTAGGAATGAATCAGCTAGAAGCATATCATTGGCAATTCCTTGCCTCCCTAATAAATTGCACCCAGCTGACAAAATTGTCCTTGGAGGGAAATATGCTGAATGGCAGCCTACCTAGATCAATCGGTAATCTTTCCACAAGCCTAGAATATTTGTTTCTTGGGTCGAACAGAATATCAGGCTCTATACCTGTTGAGATAAACAATCTTGTTAATCTCACTGCGCTTAGTATGGAAAACAATTTGCTCTCAGGAAGCATACCAACTACAATGGGGAACCTCCAGAGCCTATTTATCCTGAACCTATCCAAGAATAAATTATCAGGTCACATCCCTTCCTCAATCGGTAACATTAGTCAATTAGGAAAGCTTTTCCTTGATGACAATGATTTGAGTGGAAACATACCTAGTAGTTTAGGTCAGTGCTCGATGATACTTCAGTTAAATTTGTCATCTAACAGCCTTGGGGGATTGTTACCAAACGAACTATTTGCTGGTCCTCCCCTTCCTTTGGGTGTGGACCTGTCCTTCAACCATCTTACTGGGGAAATACCAGATCCTATTGGCCCTATGGCAACTACTGTTCTTATAAATATCTCCAACAATCTGATCAGTGGAAGTATTCGTCCAGCTTTAGGGGTGTTGCAGTTCATCCAGTATCTTGAcctttcttggaatgacttatctGGTAATGTTCCGGAATTCCTCGAGACCTTCACTCTGTTACAGAAACTCGATCTCTCTTACAACAATTTTGATGGACCAATTCCAACTGGTCGCTTGTTTCAAAATTCAACTGTTGTAATTTTGGATGGCAACAAAGGACTCTGTTCAAGGTCTCCCACACCACTAGCACTGTCAATTTGTGATGTCGCCACTGAATCAAAGAACCATGGTGTTGCGCTGCTGCCACTGATAGTGATACCATCAGTTACTATTGCTTTAATATTATTGTTATGGTTTGTGGTGACTCTTTGGAAGAAAAGAGTGTTTGAGTTTCCACGGTGGGAGGACATATTGAGAATTATCCGTTCCGTTGTCCAGACAAAGAGAAGAGAAGTGCAAGCTTTTCCATGCAGCAACAATGAAACACTAAAGAAGGTTTCATATGGTGACATCTTGAAAGCTACCAATTGCTTTTCTACGGTACATACAATCAGCTCAACCCGTACTGGATCAGTTTATGTTGGTAGGTTCAAATATGACAGGAGCCTAGTTGCTATCAAAGTATTCAACTTGAATGAACCTGGAGCATATAAGAGTTACTTTATTGAGTGCGAGGTGCTGCGGAGCACCCGTCATCGCAATTTAATGCGACCTGTTACCCTATGCTCGACGTTGGATACAGAAAACCATGAGTTCAAAGCACTAATCTTCAAGTTCATGGTTAATGGAAGCCTTGAAAGATGGTTGCACTGTGAGTACTACAGTGGTATGCCGGAGAGAGTGTTAAGCTTAGGCCAGAGGATATGCATTGCTGCAGATGTGGCTTCTGCTCTCGATTATGTCCACAATCAAGTTACTCCTCCTCTGGTTCATTGTGATTTGAAGCCAAGCAATATTCTTTTAGATATCGACATGACCGCTCGTCTTGGTGACTTTGGGTCTGCAAAGTTTCTATTTCCAGGTCTCATTGTTCCAAAAAGCCTGGCCGAAGTTGGAGGAACAATTGGCTACATGGCTCCTG AGTACGGCATGGGCTCCGAAATCACCACAGGAGGTGATGTATACAGTTTTGGGGTTCTTCTTTTGGAGATGATAACGGGAAAGCAGCCGACCGATGATTTTTTTATTGATGGACTTAACCTTCACAATTTTACTGACTCCATGTTCCCAGATAGACTTGCAGAGATTGTAGATCCTCAAATGGTGCGTGAGGAATCCCAACCGTGTACAGAGGTATGGCTGCAGAGCTACATTGCCCCCCTGGTTGCACTTGGCCTGTCATGTTCCATGGAATCCCCGAGTGATAGGCCTGGAATGCGAGATGTGTGCGCCAAACTCTCTGCTATCAAAGAAAGTTTTCTGAAGTCTGATGCTGAAATTTTGAACTCTCATTGA